From Priestia filamentosa, a single genomic window includes:
- a CDS encoding MarR family winged helix-turn-helix transcriptional regulator produces the protein MEKNKQKEQKLAEFQDVFQNVFRKLKKQNDLFPKTKYNLADGHILILLYLSKKGRCTASEVTSYLGITSGGGTVLTSTLFKHHLIDRVRLESDRRVIQLSLTEEGKKVVNEVIKQRAEAFIELFRDMKDEEIDQVTNVFKKLDNLLT, from the coding sequence ATGGAAAAAAACAAGCAAAAAGAACAAAAACTTGCGGAATTTCAGGACGTATTTCAAAACGTATTTCGAAAGCTAAAAAAGCAAAACGACCTTTTCCCTAAAACAAAATATAATCTAGCAGATGGACATATTTTAATTCTTCTCTATCTTTCTAAAAAAGGAAGATGTACAGCTTCTGAAGTGACGTCTTATTTAGGAATCACGTCAGGAGGGGGTACAGTGTTAACGAGCACCCTTTTTAAACATCATTTAATTGACCGAGTGCGTTTAGAAAGCGATCGAAGAGTTATTCAACTTTCACTCACTGAGGAAGGAAAAAAGGTTGTAAATGAAGTGATAAAGCAACGAGCAGAGGCATTTATTGAACTTTTTCGAGATATGAAAGATGAAGAGATTGATCAAGTGACAAATGTGTTTAAAAAGTTGGACAACTTGTTAACATAA
- a CDS encoding GNAT family N-acetyltransferase encodes MEWTIVNIEKEQAWDIRHRVMWPNKSIEYRKLENDSSGIHLGFFRRGKLISVVSLFIDGEQAQFRKFATTEEEQGKGYGSKLLRYTLERAKEEGACKVWCNARAHKINFYKKFGLYEKGKEFIKGGQSYIIMEKYFA; translated from the coding sequence ATGGAGTGGACAATAGTTAATATAGAGAAAGAACAAGCTTGGGATATAAGGCACAGAGTGATGTGGCCGAATAAAAGCATAGAGTACAGAAAATTAGAAAATGATTCATCTGGCATTCATCTTGGTTTTTTTAGAAGAGGAAAGTTAATTTCTGTAGTTTCTCTTTTCATAGATGGGGAACAAGCGCAGTTTCGAAAATTTGCAACAACCGAAGAAGAGCAAGGAAAAGGATATGGAAGCAAGTTGTTAAGGTATACACTAGAAAGAGCTAAAGAAGAGGGAGCATGTAAAGTTTGGTGTAACGCAAGAGCGCATAAGATCAATTTTTATAAAAAGTTTGGATTATATGAAAAGGGTAAGGAATTTATAAAAGGAGGGCAATCGTATATTATCATGGAAAAATATTTTGCTTAA
- a CDS encoding threonine synthase: protein MKEQYICHSCETKYNVTEMIWKCKCGGLLDLKKEKGEINPEKWKKGQSTMWRYVSSMPFSEDCSIWKTITMGEGYTPLIRLDENVPHTFVKVDYMMPTLSFKDRGAAVLMAKAKELGVTKVIADSSGNAGTSIAAYARRAGIHCDVFLSESTSPKKIAQIKAHGANVRAIQGTREEVASAAQEAVELEKVFYGSHVYNPFFYEGTKTYAYELFEQSEKLPDALIIPVGNGTLLLGTYYGLKELQECKLIHKLPKLIAVQAENCSPLADSFSDNEKQERKDTKETVAEGIAIAAPARASQILEAVRATDGQFITVAEEEIQKARVELAHKGFYVEPTTAANYAGYSKYEGAKSERIVIPLCGAGIKGDK from the coding sequence ATGAAAGAGCAGTATATTTGTCATTCATGTGAAACTAAATATAATGTCACTGAAATGATCTGGAAATGTAAATGTGGAGGTTTGTTAGATTTAAAGAAAGAGAAAGGGGAGATAAATCCAGAGAAATGGAAAAAAGGACAAAGTACAATGTGGCGATATGTTTCTTCTATGCCATTTAGTGAAGATTGTTCGATATGGAAGACGATTACAATGGGAGAGGGTTATACACCACTTATTAGATTAGATGAAAATGTGCCCCATACTTTTGTGAAAGTGGATTACATGATGCCAACTTTGTCATTTAAAGACCGAGGAGCAGCTGTCTTAATGGCGAAAGCAAAAGAATTAGGCGTTACAAAGGTGATTGCTGACAGCAGCGGGAATGCAGGAACGTCAATTGCTGCTTATGCGAGACGTGCAGGGATTCATTGTGATGTTTTTCTTAGTGAATCAACATCTCCTAAGAAAATAGCTCAAATTAAAGCGCATGGAGCTAATGTAAGAGCTATTCAAGGGACACGAGAAGAAGTAGCTTCAGCGGCTCAAGAAGCTGTTGAGCTTGAAAAAGTATTTTATGGAAGCCATGTTTACAATCCATTCTTTTATGAAGGCACCAAAACTTATGCCTATGAGCTTTTTGAACAAAGTGAAAAGCTCCCAGATGCACTTATTATTCCTGTTGGAAATGGAACGTTACTGTTAGGCACATATTATGGATTAAAAGAATTACAAGAGTGTAAGCTAATTCATAAATTGCCAAAACTAATTGCTGTTCAAGCTGAAAACTGTTCACCTTTAGCAGATTCCTTTAGTGATAATGAAAAACAAGAGAGAAAAGACACTAAAGAAACAGTAGCAGAAGGAATAGCGATTGCAGCGCCTGCTCGAGCTTCGCAAATTTTAGAAGCTGTTCGTGCGACAGACGGTCAGTTTATTACAGTAGCAGAAGAAGAAATTCAAAAAGCGCGCGTCGAATTAGCTCACAAAGGTTTTTACGTGGAGCCTACAACGGCCGCAAACTATGCGGGTTACTCCAAATATGAAGGTGCAAAAAGTGAGCGTATTGTAATTCCGCTGTGCGGAGCAGGAATTAAAGGAGATAAATAA
- a CDS encoding helix-turn-helix transcriptional regulator, which yields MNVSNQELKKYIPIANLIAKTFGKDCKVVIHDLTVPQNSVIYAVNNHVTGRTIGQPFDHLVKEVLLSREFHDDYVAGYKTYTEDGEEIKSSTALIRGTDDKVVGALCINYSIKNMIHLQAFLQDFIGTDQEETKVDTIEPVENVVEIADDLIERIISNHNQQHLKRKDKIKLIQFMDEKGIFLIKGSVDKVADKLGISKVTVYSYLDEIKKNSFK from the coding sequence GTGAATGTTTCTAATCAAGAATTAAAAAAATATATCCCTATTGCAAATTTAATTGCTAAAACATTTGGAAAAGATTGTAAAGTTGTAATTCATGATTTAACGGTTCCTCAAAACTCTGTCATTTACGCGGTCAATAATCATGTAACAGGAAGAACTATTGGTCAACCTTTTGATCACTTAGTAAAGGAAGTATTATTATCTCGCGAATTTCATGATGATTATGTAGCAGGTTACAAAACATATACAGAAGATGGGGAAGAAATAAAATCATCGACGGCTTTGATACGGGGAACAGATGATAAAGTAGTTGGAGCTCTTTGTATTAATTACAGCATAAAAAATATGATTCATCTCCAAGCATTCTTGCAAGATTTTATAGGAACTGATCAAGAAGAGACAAAGGTAGACACAATAGAGCCGGTAGAAAACGTGGTTGAAATTGCAGATGATTTAATTGAACGAATCATTTCAAATCATAATCAACAACACTTGAAAAGAAAAGATAAAATTAAGCTTATACAATTTATGGACGAAAAAGGGATCTTCCTTATTAAAGGCTCTGTTGATAAGGTAGCCGATAAGCTTGGAATTTCAAAAGTAACAGTATATAGCTACTTAGATGAGATTAAAAAGAATAGCTTTAAATAA
- a CDS encoding DMT family transporter, with translation MQGILFAFLGGACITLQGVINTRISDTVGTWQAVSLTQFVGFLLALCIWVVKRDGHIAQIKKVKPLYLLGGGFGALIIFSEVTAIQHIGVTFAISILLISQLCTAFLIDIKGWFGLIKQKMKLPQFLGIAIMIVGVLILSYK, from the coding sequence ATGCAAGGAATTTTATTTGCCTTTTTAGGAGGAGCATGCATTACTCTCCAAGGCGTTATTAACACACGAATTAGTGACACAGTCGGCACATGGCAAGCTGTCTCACTTACCCAATTTGTTGGGTTTCTGCTTGCCTTATGCATTTGGGTTGTAAAACGAGATGGACATATAGCTCAAATTAAAAAAGTAAAACCACTTTATCTTTTAGGAGGTGGCTTTGGTGCTCTTATTATATTTAGTGAAGTTACCGCTATTCAACATATTGGAGTAACATTTGCTATCTCTATTCTTTTAATCTCTCAGCTTTGTACAGCTTTTTTAATTGATATAAAAGGTTGGTTTGGGCTTATAAAACAGAAGATGAAGCTTCCTCAATTTTTAGGGATTGCGATTATGATTGTTGGTGTTCTTATTTTAAGTTATAAATAA
- a CDS encoding DMT family transporter: MLIGILLAALAGAVVSLQTVFNNKVNEKTGSWTTTTTVLGMGFLCSFIVSLIVEGKNTFELQNLQTWQWFGGVIGVGVVFCLVQGMKRLGPTFTISIVLTSQLGTALLWDSLGWLGLEKIPFTFNKLLGVLVIIAGILVFKFGKGKEGKN; the protein is encoded by the coding sequence ATGTTAATTGGTATTTTGCTCGCTGCACTTGCAGGAGCCGTTGTAAGCCTACAAACGGTTTTTAATAATAAAGTGAACGAAAAAACCGGTTCATGGACAACAACAACAACTGTACTAGGAATGGGATTTTTATGTTCTTTCATTGTAAGTTTGATTGTAGAAGGAAAAAATACGTTTGAGCTACAAAATTTACAAACATGGCAATGGTTTGGAGGAGTAATTGGAGTTGGAGTTGTTTTTTGTTTAGTACAAGGGATGAAACGCCTTGGACCAACGTTTACAATCTCCATTGTTTTGACATCACAGCTCGGAACCGCTCTTTTATGGGATTCGCTAGGATGGCTGGGATTAGAAAAAATCCCCTTTACATTTAATAAGCTATTAGGAGTTCTTGTTATTATTGCTGGTATTTTAGTATTTAAGTTCGGAAAAGGGAAAGAGGGAAAAAACTAA
- a CDS encoding MFS transporter, with protein sequence MADKSGLPPSYMNQHLLEKTSYKWIVLLIATVAQTAATFVTYGMGPLATFYQQEYALSQFQTGLIVSAVNIGPIFSMLFFGDLMDKFGEKWIVGGGAIILGLNIFFAAFIHHYAFLIVVLTFVGVWYGTAQPGGSSVIIKWFPKKQRGLAMGIRQTGIPIGGALASAFLPIVFYQFHLASALFLQSVVAIIGGIIFLLFYKDMKIERKDKREERFMEKLHQIKNNKSLYPVFFIGVTMISFQIILVAHLMSYLHQAFHIRLGTAGLLLSVCLIGGMIGRIVLAFISDTVFNGNRSKPLQLTILATVFFLLALIFLPSHLSIAGNTVLCFFVGFLGIGWFSLFIVLVSEKASSHFISLTVSFALTLNQLAIVLSPMIFGLSVDFFHGYGIPFLLLTGAILMGGVWLRLSEKKEKLQVLTRM encoded by the coding sequence ATGGCTGACAAATCAGGATTACCACCTTCTTACATGAATCAGCACCTTTTAGAAAAAACAAGCTACAAATGGATTGTTTTACTTATTGCCACTGTTGCTCAAACAGCGGCAACATTTGTTACGTATGGAATGGGACCGCTCGCGACCTTTTATCAACAAGAATATGCTCTTTCACAGTTCCAAACAGGTTTAATTGTTTCTGCCGTTAACATTGGTCCGATATTTTCAATGTTGTTTTTTGGAGATTTAATGGATAAGTTTGGTGAAAAGTGGATTGTGGGAGGAGGAGCAATCATCCTTGGTTTAAACATTTTTTTCGCCGCTTTTATTCATCATTATGCTTTCCTTATTGTAGTACTCACTTTTGTTGGCGTATGGTACGGAACGGCCCAACCAGGGGGGAGCAGCGTTATTATAAAATGGTTTCCTAAAAAACAGCGAGGCCTTGCGATGGGGATTAGACAGACGGGAATTCCAATTGGAGGAGCTTTAGCCTCCGCATTTTTACCTATTGTTTTTTACCAGTTTCATTTAGCTTCTGCATTATTTCTGCAATCTGTTGTTGCCATAATAGGAGGGATTATTTTTCTTCTTTTCTATAAAGATATGAAAATAGAAAGAAAGGATAAAAGAGAAGAACGATTTATGGAGAAACTTCACCAAATTAAGAATAACAAAAGTCTTTATCCTGTTTTTTTCATTGGCGTGACGATGATTTCGTTTCAAATCATCCTTGTTGCCCATCTTATGAGTTATCTTCATCAAGCTTTCCATATTAGATTAGGTACAGCAGGTCTTCTGCTTAGTGTCTGTTTAATTGGAGGCATGATCGGAAGAATTGTGCTTGCTTTTATAAGTGATACCGTTTTTAACGGAAATCGGAGCAAGCCGTTGCAGCTTACAATACTGGCCACAGTCTTTTTTCTATTAGCTCTTATCTTTTTACCAAGTCATCTATCAATAGCAGGAAACACCGTACTTTGCTTTTTTGTTGGGTTTTTAGGAATTGGTTGGTTCAGTTTATTTATTGTTTTAGTTTCCGAGAAAGCTTCGTCACATTTTATTAGTTTGACAGTTAGCTTTGCGTTGACTTTGAACCAATTAGCAATTGTGCTGTCTCCTATGATATTTGGATTGTCCGTCGACTTTTTCCATGGGTATGGTATTCCATTTCTTTTATTAACAGGCGCAATACTAATGGGTGGAGTATGGTTAAGGTTGTCAGAGAAGAAAGAAAAACTTCAAGTGTTGACTAGAATGTAA
- a CDS encoding LacI family DNA-binding transcriptional regulator has translation MKTIADIAKLAGVAKSTVSRYLNGGSVSLQTKKKIEQIIQEQNYIPNTFAQSLKAKKTNMIGAIVPRLDSYATSQTLTGMDKELRVQNYHLLISNTNQEQQREIEAIYDFARQKVSGIILLAAEVTEAHLTALKKVDIPVILVGQKHSQLHSLIHDDFKAGYIMGKHILESGHQQIAYLGVTEKDEAVGIKRKQGFQKAIAEHHCEIQYYETSFKIKDAIEVASNIFDASLPSIAVCATDNIALGVMKAAHARGIRIPEQLSITGFGGYDTSEIVHPALTTVHYAYLQAGELSAQQIIQLVEDQSVNMCSTLDVTLIDRESVDKR, from the coding sequence ATTAAAACAATCGCTGATATCGCCAAGCTCGCTGGAGTAGCAAAGAGTACTGTGTCTCGCTACTTAAATGGCGGCTCGGTTAGCTTACAGACAAAAAAGAAAATCGAGCAAATTATTCAAGAACAAAATTATATTCCAAATACGTTTGCTCAAAGTTTAAAAGCTAAGAAAACAAATATGATCGGAGCTATTGTCCCTCGCTTAGATTCTTATGCAACTTCGCAAACCTTAACAGGAATGGACAAAGAACTAAGAGTTCAAAATTATCATTTGTTAATTTCGAATACAAACCAAGAGCAACAGCGTGAAATTGAGGCTATCTATGATTTTGCAAGACAGAAAGTTTCCGGAATAATCTTGCTTGCTGCAGAAGTGACGGAAGCTCATCTAACAGCCCTTAAGAAAGTTGATATTCCTGTTATTTTAGTTGGGCAAAAACACAGTCAATTACATAGTTTAATTCATGATGATTTTAAAGCTGGCTATATAATGGGGAAACATATTTTAGAAAGTGGCCATCAACAAATCGCTTATTTAGGCGTAACAGAGAAAGACGAAGCAGTTGGAATAAAGAGAAAACAGGGATTTCAAAAAGCCATTGCCGAACACCATTGTGAGATTCAATATTATGAAACAAGCTTTAAAATTAAAGATGCGATAGAAGTAGCTTCAAACATTTTTGATGCCTCCCTCCCTTCTATTGCTGTGTGTGCAACAGATAATATTGCACTTGGGGTCATGAAAGCTGCCCATGCGAGAGGCATCCGTATCCCAGAACAACTCTCTATTACAGGATTTGGTGGCTATGACACATCTGAAATTGTTCATCCTGCTCTAACAACTGTGCATTATGCTTACCTACAAGCAGGGGAACTTTCTGCCCAACAAATTATTCAGCTCGTAGAAGATCAAAGCGTTAATATGTGTTCTACGCTAGATGTTACACTAATTGATCGAGAAAGCGTTGACAAACGATAA